The Onychostoma macrolepis isolate SWU-2019 chromosome 20, ASM1243209v1, whole genome shotgun sequence nucleotide sequence TAAGTTTATCTATGGGTGCCTCTCaaatggaaggctgcatcctacacacatttaaattcacgaaaatactgaaagaaaactgaaagaaaacgagTCGGTACTGAGATCAGAAtttgaggatgcagccttccgtttgagaagcaCCATCTCCCTCATgcttatatataaaatatctatttcatttttatatttaccctTCGCCTCATGCTCGCTAAAAGTGATTAAGTCTGATTCGTTTCCACGAAAAGTTTCTTTCGGATAGTTTTAATGaaccagttaaaaaaataataattattattcaggGGCTATTTTACGGTGGAACTGGCTTATGTCCACAATTTACAGCGCTGCACGACAGAATAGATCATGACGTGATTGAGGATCTTATTTCCATctaaaatactatttatttCTATCAGCCAATGATTATTCTAAAAGAAAACGTCTCGAGCAGATCAGTGGCCGagcatctgattgacagataaaccacgagctctatcagtgttattgttaatgttctggttattatgtttcaatgtacagtttgttaattttataCAAAGCATAGAGTCAAAGTAAACTTCATCATTCAGCTGAActatgcacatttattttagacacttcatgTCTTGTTCAATTCATGCGATAACATGGCCTTGCTGAGCAGTGAGCTATGACTAATTTCACGGGCaaaagcagacaaaattacaatttaaaaatcaatcatatagctatagaaatgtattgtcattttttacaaataaagcttcataTTATGAGAAGGATACTTTTTACGACCTTTATATCCTGCAGTCATGGCGAGATTATAAGGTTCCttcgatctaaaaaaaaaaaaaaacaagaatagaaaaagaatcgAAAACAACAGAGGACTCGATTCCAAAAATTTCGGAATCTTACAGCCCTAGGCCTAACTAAACTTCGACATTTCCCGCCCAAATTTACTGTTTCAATATGAGGCTATGTCAGAAATTAAAGAAAAGTGCGCGTAATCCGAATATTCTTAAACTTGGGTCGCGGGAACATAAATGGTTAAACAtgggaaatataaaaaaaaaaaaaaaatacaagcgCTGACATTCATTTAACACGTTCGCTGAACTTGAATTTACATATTTCTCGCATGACATTGTTGTCATGCTCTGCTCTTGCTGCACACAAAAACGCACCTGTATAGACACAAAACATGTATAGtctgattcacgaacaaatgactcttgtGAATCGGCTAATTAAAATGAATCGTTTAAAAATCACCAAATTTGAATCAGTCTTACGAATCATCCACTGAATGAACTAACCAATCTGTCAGAGTGGCTACTGAATCAACAAGTGATTCACTTAAGTAACGTCCTTTTAACAGCCACCAAGTCTGTCAATGAAATTAGTATGCCCCAAATGTAGAAATATGGAAAAGAATGTACAAAGgaatgacatttttttcttcattaaaatgtttttgattggTCGCAAAGTAGTTggaaaagtttgggaacccctgcTCTAATTAACCAATTGCATGCCATCTTTGAAATGTTCAGTCAATAAATAACTAACACTGCAATATTACTAGATGACAACAACACTATACATTGCCAAGTGTAGTATATCACTCATGGTTTGCCTAACTACAACGTGCCATCAATGAATAGTTATCATGGGGCTTTCTAATGCTGAATGTCCACCTTCATTCATTCTTAAGAAAAGATTGGCTTTGTTGGGCTCTAGTCTATACCTGCAAAGCCATCAGTTGTTCAAAAGCACTTATTTCCTGCTCAGTCTGTGTGCTTTGTTGATATGACAACCTTCAGAGCTGAGAAACAGCTGCTGTACTGAACAGACTGCGTAAAacgctttaaaaatatatgttttattccTAGATTGAAACACTGTTCATGTTAACAGCTATTTAgtcagtatacacacacacatctgtatATTAAAAATCCACAGATTCAACATAATTACTTGCATAGATGAGAAAGTACTGATTCTTTCTCAAGATGACACTATACACATCTCCCTGATGGGTCACTAAGTTTTTACCATTCTGTTAGCAAATATGTTAGCTCTTATTTGAATTACAAGCCATATTAGCATACCATCATAACAATTCAGTCCCTAGAGAAATTAAATTGTAACATAAAGAATCCATTTAAGGGAGATAATTGAAAGCATGttaataatagtattaagtACTGAAAATGTGGGGTCAATATGTAAATGAGTTGTTTATGTTAGTATCTACATAAAAGTTTGGCATAAGAATGAAGGTTTGCTTCTCagatgtacaggtgctggtcatataattagaatatcatcaaaaagtttatttatttcactaattccattcaaaaagtgaaacttgtatattatattatattatattcattcattacacacagactgatatatttcaaatgtttatttcttttaattttgatgattagagcttacagctcatgaaagtcataaatcagtatctcaaaatattagaatattacttaagaccaatacaaagaaaggatttttagaaatcttggccaactgaaaagtatgaaaatgaaaagtatgagcatgtacagcactcaatacttagttggggctccttttgcctgaattactgcagcaatgcggcgtggcatggagtcgatcagtctgtggcactgctcaggtgttatgagagcccaggttgctctgatagtggccttcaggtcatctgcattgttgggtctggtgtctctcatcttcctcttgacaataaaccacagattctctatggggctcaggtcaggcgagtttgctggccaatcaagcacagtaacactatggtcattgaaccagcttttggtacctttggcagtgtgggcaggtgccaagtcctgctggaaaatgaaatcagcatctccataaagcttgtcaacagaaggaagcatgaagtgctctaaaatttcctggtagatggctgcgttgactgtggacttcagaaaacacagtggaccaacaccagcagatgacatggcagcccaaatcatcacagactgtggaaacttcacactggacttcaagcaacatggattctgtgcctctccactcttcctccagactctgggaccttgatttccaaatgaaatgtaaaatttactttcatctgaaaagaggactttggaccactgagcaacagtccagttttttttctccacagcccagttaagatgcttctgacgttgtctctggttcagaagtggaaggaaggaaggaaggaatgaagcatttatatagcgcttttattgtgtattgctatacacccaaagcgctttacaatcatgtgggggctctcctcaaccaccaccagtgtgcagcatccacttggatgatgcgacggcagccacaggacaacggcgccagtgcgctcactacacaccagctacaggtggataGGAGAGAgcgatagagccaatcaagtggatggggattccaagaagtggcttggtagcccttttcctgaagacgtctgagcgtggtgactcttgatgcactgactccagcttcagttctctccttgtgaagctctcccaagtgtttgaatcggctttgcttgactgtattctcaagcttgcggtcatccctgttgcttgtgcaccttttcctacccaaattcttccttccagtcaactttgcatttaatatgctttgatacagcactctgtaaacagccacacctttcagtaatgaccttctgtgacttaccctctttgtggagggtgtcaatgttcgtctactggatcattgccaagtcagcagtcttccccattattgtggtttcaaagaacaagagatacccagaatttatactgtagggatggtcatttattcaaactcaaatgtaaatattctaatattttgagatactgatttttgactttcatgagctgtaagctctaatcatcaaaattaaaagaaataaacatttgaaatatatcagtctgtgtgtaatgaatgaatataatatacaagtttcactttttgaatggaattagtgaaataaatcagctttttgatgatattctaattatatgaccagcacctgtacaggtCTATTAGGAGACTTGTGACTTAGACTCCTGTGTTACTAACTTTGTTTACctgttatataatattacatcCACTACATCCAGGCagaatatgaatttttaaatctttacaAATAGGGAAGAGAAATggaacatttaatatattttgcgACAACATTAATCAGTTAGTAATCACCTGATCATAATAAGTGGAATTATtgacaggggaaaaaaaggataatgtaaattggattttttttaaaaagaggaTGGCATCTACAGTAGGAATTTAGGCTCAACAGTCAAAATGAATGAACTATTAAATATCTTCAAAAACGTAACGTATAAAGGTATGCATTCTGAAAATTTCATTTTGTGGCAACACATGTGGCAGACGGTTTGTCTAGAGTGGTTTAATtaataatgcatatttaaaaatggcgTTTGTACAGAAATTGCTTGCCAGATAACAAAATTTAACAAAACTGAACACTCTAAAATTTAACCAGATAAATAACATTGTACAATGCTTTTCACTGCGATAAAGTAAAAGCTCATCTTAGCTATAAACACTTATTTCAAACTTTCATTAGGACAAATGTTATGCCCACAAGTGGTATACTTGCATAAAAGATAAGTTAAGAAAAGCTTTACATTACATATTCACAGTTTAGCattgacattttaaattaaaaccttaatgaaaatgtaaagaaGTGACGCTACCTTGTACAAGATTGAAGTTCATAGCTCAAAGTTATTGTTCACAGCACACAATTATGATTTTGCAAAAGATACTGAGACACTTCACATAAGTGCCTGAAATCCACAGTTTCCAAAAACTGACTAAAAACAAAActcatttttacattgttttcaaCTGGAAAAATCTGAGGTAGCAAAGCCAAATTTTGTGAACTTTGGATAAAAGAAAGTTGTTTAACATAGTGCATAATGCCTAAAATACAAACCAAACCTAACATTTTTTCTATTAAATATGTacagaaattaagaaaatatagttttgttgtttttccacAAATTGCCGGTCCTGAGAAAGAACATTACATCTTTTCTTACTATACATATTGAAAACAAATCCCATCATACACAATATACAAAAGCATTACACAAACTGTCATTACAAAAGCCAACGGTAAATAGCCAAgcagatactttaaatgtgtatatgtgtacatAAAATGAGATTTAAAGTTACGGATTATGCAAAACAATCTTGTGAGTAAAAAACATCTGTACAACAATATACATCTTTAAGAGATCGAAAATGGGGCAATGTCCACAATCCATAAACGTTTTGTGACAAAGCAGAAAATTTGGTTTTAATGTGATGCTCAATTACAAAAAAGtcaaagatttaaaaaagatgCCAAGCTGCTAACAATTCATTCCCATGTCTGATTTTCAATGTCATCCTGAGGAAAGTTTTATTTGCCCCGAGTGTCCATAACAGATTGAGTCTGTGAGTCCTCAGTATATTCCTGGGAAAATGCGGTACGGGACAGCTTTGCAGTACTCATCCCATGCAGAGCCGTACTTTCTCCTGCACTGGCGCTCGTCCCGTGCGTTACGGTGCACCAGCAGAGTGATCAAGTAGATCAGGTAAAAGTACGGGATCAAATGGTTGAATCCTACAGGAAAGATCAGGAAAAAAGAGCAGGACTGAGTCAAGCCAGACTAAATTGACAGCTTCACTTCATCAGAAAGGTGAACTGAAGTCAAACGCTTACCGCACGGCAGAGACCAGGCCAACCCCATGACGATGTCACCCAGGTAATTAGGATGACGGACCCACCCCCAGAGACCAGACACAATAAGACTCTTTCCAGTTGCAGTAGGAATGGTTTTCAGATctgataagataagataaaaaaaaaaaaaaaaaaaaaaacactgtttaaaccaaactattttaacattttatgtttgttctTTTGGTTAATCTGTTTTAAAACACTTACGAGATAATGCCGGGTCAGAAGGGTTTTTCCTGAAGGCGAACTTCTGAGAATTGGCTTTCCGGAAAATATAGTATCCAACTCCTGTTAGAGAAGTTAAAACTTATATCAGCATCTTTCTAGTGTAGCGAATGAAGAAttgattaaaaaacacaaacagcAAAAACTGACCATTCATAGTGATGAGAGTAATGATCCAGAATACGGAGAGTTCATTGGGATGGCTGACTAGATAGTAGGCTTGACAGGTGAATGTGAAGGGAACAAAAGCCAGATCTCCAAATGTCAACATAAATCCGAAGCCATCGTACACTATATCCATCATGGTCAGAAGTTTCTCCTGAAATACAAAGTGATTTGATTACAATCAGTTCATGGTTTCCAGACCGCATTAAGAAATAATTGTTTGATTTGTAAAACACTTGTTGTACCTCGTGCCAAAAGCCATCAACGACCCACAGGAGCTGGAAGATGTTGACCAGGAGCATCGCTGGAGAGGGATTCTCTAGATTCTGGTTCTTCATTTCAGCTTGCAACATCGCAAAGTTAATCAATACCTGTGGAAACAAGCAATGATTAAGTTTCTTCAATTGGTAAAAAAGAATACAATATAGCACACTATATTAAACAGTTAACATGTTTGAAGAAGTGAAATTTGAGTGTTACTGATTTCATCCTGCAAATGGCAACATTCTGACCACAGGAGGGAGTGATTACAACATCAGTCTAAccaaactaaaacaataaaaatactcACCCAACCCATCAGGCCTGGGCGCATTTCACAGAAGAACTTGATATCAAAGTTCTTGATGCGGGGATTTAACTCTCTGCCCATGAAGAAGTCGTAGATAAAGTAGCCTAGAGGAATAAATGAACAAGAataatcttttaaatatattaactataCTTAACATAAATGGAATTTCTCCCTTGCAATCTCTATAAATCGGTCTTAGCGGAACGCTTATTTAGTAAACAACTGTGACTGGTCTAACTAGCACTGAGAACATTTGTTTGGATGATCATTTAAACCTAAATAATGGTGATTAGAAACTTTAAAAGGCATTGAAGTGAAAATACCCAGAGCTAAAATAGGAGAAGACAAGTCAATGCAGCCTGATTTTAAACTAAACATCTTACCAGAGTTGCCTCCAGGAGCGAGCTCATCTTTAGACGCCCAGCGGGAGCGGATGAAAAGGTAGATGCTGAGAAGAGTGACGATGAGCAGGGCTGAGGTGTAGAACTGCAGGAAGTGAGCATGGATGTAGCTGAGATCCACCTCCTGATGCAAGGCAACACCTACTGCCACAGCCGTGAGGAGAAGTGCATAGAAACCTGATGCAGAACACATCTGAGATCACTCACAACTATCTGAGCGGTAAAGTTTGAAAAACCAAATGTAAATATGCCTCATTTTAAGTTTGTTAAATGGTAGTCTTTTAGAGTGACATTAGacatgataatataaaatgtatcaaCAATGAAGACTAACCATTAATCCTGTATTTCAAAGTTTTCCCATTCTTGAGAGGCATTCCTTCAGTGAGCTGTAGGgtggagagatggagagagatgAATGATTTACATGTGACTGatttattaactaaaactaatcaTTTTGGTAActcaaataaactaaaaatacaattttagatGAAAAAGTTTACTTAGAAAGGtagaaattaattaaacacaaagtattaactaaattaatattaagtaCTAATTATATTATACTTACTATACTatggcattattattattattatactcatTAAGTACTAaagttactaaaactgaaataaaagataaattaaagctaaacagATATCAAAAcctaaaatggcaaaaacacagaacaaaagtgaaaaatgaagtaaaaatatgacaacaaaaactaattcaaaatattaataaatactataatgtatataatttacTAACATAACACCAGTGGGTCAAACAGTATAGTTCTGGAATGTTTGATAAAAACAAGTTTAACAtattaatttttgcattttgcagCATAggattttcataatattttaactaaaatcTTACATTATGATATATTACAGTGATTCTCAAATATTTGGAATATTACATAACCATTTAGTAACGTCTGTTGTTCTAGTGACCCTAATACTTTCTAAATAAAAGGGACACAATCCAAAGtaatattcatgaacaaatAAGTCTGGCAAAGAGCCGTTTCATGTTATGCAACACgagttaaaaacaaacagcagtaatacattaaaatatgacTGGATAAGCCACATATAAAACTGTTGTAATAGTTATAAGTCTATAATAATGCATCAAGTATACAAACTACATAGTTATAGTGTGATTAGACTGGATGAGAGTGGATGTAAAGCATCAAACTAAATCATTCTGCTTGGGGTCACATATTTTGCAGTagataaaatctaaaataaaccAGCTCTATCATAAACAAGTCCACAAACATACTCAATATTAAATGATCGCTTGGCAATCAGCTCCTTTATATTTCTGAAAAACCCAGAATCATCTTCAAATAATCTGTTTAAACTCATGGAAAAGCACTGCAATTTTCAGATTCTATCTTAATTACCCTTAAGAGGCTGGAAAATGAAACCAGATGTTTTCCAGCGAGGCTCTCTATCTGCATGACACCAATAGTGACTAATCTAATGTAGCCTGCTTTACTACAGCTAACAGGCAAAGCAGAAACGAGAGCCATGGAGTTATGTGGTCATGTGCCTAATCCTAGGTCACGGGGAGTCATGTGAATGTGACAGTACCTTTCCGACAGGGAGCAGTGAGAGAACGGCCTGGAAGAGAAGCCAGAGCAGGACGATGCCAAAGACCTGAGAGTCCCAGAGAGACTGAAGGGCAGGGAGCTCAAGAGGAAAGCTCTGGAGACTGGCATCCTTCTGTCCACAGAGAATGAGCAATGCCAACACTGCCACCGGCAACAGAAACATCAGGAAGAACACACCTGAAAGACAAGAGGGAATGGAAGCATTTAATTATCATAGcctatgatttattttaaatatcctggggaaaaaaagctatttacatttaaatgcacaatattctgataataattaattattaatatttccccGCTTGCTTTGCTGTAGACTTAAAAGTCACCATATTCTAGCTTTTTGTTTGTCAATATGCTCATTTTGCATCAGGTTTGTGCTGTGGATGTCTACACAGTCCAAAACCACATTAAATTGCTGAGAAGACTCACCAACTCTTCCTCCGAACTCCAGATCAGTCATCTTGATGGCACTGGCAGCAGGTGGTTTCGTTTGCGATAATGTCTCCGTCTCTGTCTTTTGCTCCAACTCTACTGTCTTGCCATCCCCCTGGTCCTTCCTGCGCCGTAGATTGTAGCGCCCACCTGCCTGGTTCTCTGATTCCATCTCGGTCTTCACCTGTTAGAACATTACAATGAGAGAGCATACGAAATATGAAtactttattcataaaaataagatattttttaaagacatcAATACTTTCATTCAACACTGATGCATAAaatttgacagtaaagactatttcaaacaaaatcacaactgttttcaacattcaaaacaataagaaatgtttcttgaacaacaagttactttaaattttaatgatattttactgcatttttgtggtgagcataaaagacttctttcaaaaacattgagcAAAAAAGTTACAGTAACAATCAATCTCACCATCAGTCCAAGTCAAGAAAAGAAACATTAGGATTACACAGTCATACTAGTGTAAAGCTAAAGCCGTCTGATCATGCTTTGTAAAGCCCATTCAATTGTCTCAGGAGCAAAAACATGCTGAAAAATGTGAGGGTATGATTAAACAGAGCCCACAGTCAGCTTTAGCTTTGTGTGCACAACTAAATGGGCTCCTGTCAAACATGAGAGGCACAACATGCATGCATCATGACATTCCAGCCTTAACTACAGCAGTTTCTAACATCTGACAGGAAACATGAAGGAGGTTCTATTGTTGCTAGTGATCAGGACATTAATGAAATGTGAATCCATGATGTATTCATACCTCGGTGATTGTGGAATCTGCATTAGCTGTATTGTTTTCCTCTTTCTTCTCATGTTTGCTGTTGCTATTGTTCTCGTGTGTCACTGGCTGAAACAGATGGCAGTCAAGGACACGTAAAGTAAACCCATGAGGAGAGACAAATGAGTTAACAGCATTAAAATGCTTGAgttaactgctttaaattaGATTAAACTCCTTTATTTGTAAACAACAAATAAGAATTCCATCGcaggaataaaatgtatttcaaaatatattaaaacagaaaaaaaaagtttcatttaaaagttgttttaaattgtagtaatatttcataattttacagttttactgtatttctaatcatataaatgcagccttggtgagcatgagtcttcttttaaaaagttctaaaaatcttaccaaaatTCTTGGCAAATCTTAATATGAAAGGACTAATGTTTTTTTGATCCTATATTAATGGCCTTGACATCCTGAACATGGTAAATATCAGACAGAGCATGAAAGGGAGGAGgagagaaggaaagaaagaaagagagtttgtgtttgttttgtccTAGCAAACAAGTCTTCTTACCACAGGGGTCAGTCGGATCTCCAGTACTTCTTTGAGTTTTTCCTTGCGCACATCTGTGGTGCGAGAGGAAGATCGGCGGGACGTCCTAGCTGGAGAACGGGAACGACTGCGACGCGGGCGTCCCGGTGAGCGAGAGCGGGATCTGGACCGAGAGCGTGCAACGCCCTGCTTAAATATTGTCAGGCTCTGCAATGAAGAAAACAACATCCACAGCGCAAGTTAATCTAATGTTTCCTT carries:
- the lbr gene encoding delta(14)-sterol reductase LBR, with amino-acid sequence MPTTRFQIGDTVMGRWPGSNLYYEVKVLSYDSKTRLYTVIYKDGTELELKESDITSLTIFKQGVARSRSRSRSRSPGRPRRSRSRSPARTSRRSSSRTTDVRKEKLKEVLEIRLTPVPVTHENNSNSKHEKKEENNTANADSTITEVKTEMESENQAGGRYNLRRRKDQGDGKTVELEQKTETETLSQTKPPAASAIKMTDLEFGGRVGVFFLMFLLPVAVLALLILCGQKDASLQSFPLELPALQSLWDSQVFGIVLLWLLFQAVLSLLPVGKLTEGMPLKNGKTLKYRINGFYALLLTAVAVGVALHQEVDLSYIHAHFLQFYTSALLIVTLLSIYLFIRSRWASKDELAPGGNSGYFIYDFFMGRELNPRIKNFDIKFFCEMRPGLMGWVLINFAMLQAEMKNQNLENPSPAMLLVNIFQLLWVVDGFWHEEKLLTMMDIVYDGFGFMLTFGDLAFVPFTFTCQAYYLVSHPNELSVFWIITLITMNGVGYYIFRKANSQKFAFRKNPSDPALSHLKTIPTATGKSLIVSGLWGWVRHPNYLGDIVMGLAWSLPCGFNHLIPYFYLIYLITLLVHRNARDERQCRRKYGSAWDEYCKAVPYRIFPGIY